The DNA segment TTGTGGGGCATGAAGAACCAAAAAGTCATGAAAATATGCTTTTAGATGAATTGACTAAAAAAGAGAGAGAAATTGCTTTGCTTTTAAAAGAGGGCTATACCAATACTGATATTGCAATGTCACTTAATATCTCAATTAATACAGTTAAAACCCACGTAAAAAATATCTACAAAAAATTTCAAGTGAAAGATCGTATCGCATTTTCAATGCTTTTTAAATAATAAAATAATAAATTTATTATTTTTCACCCGTTGGGGTGATTGTCATAAAAAAGGAATTTTCCTATAATTTATATAATTATTGGATTAGGAGAATTATTATGGCTGAATCTATCGCAAAAGTACAAAGTTTATTAGGAAAGTTTTATGCTCAAGATGAGAGTGGAAACGTTCGTGTATTAAAAGTAGGTGACACTATCTATCAAGGTGAAAAAGTTTATGGTGATGCTGCTAACAACAGCAGCGATAAACTGCAAATTGTTTCTGATACGCAGGAAACTTTTGATATTACGGGCAGTGATAGTTTGGTGTTTGATACATCAACCAATGAAGCTACTTTTGGTAATGAAGAAGTTGCTTTTAATCCAAACTCTGCATGGATGCCAACAGCTGATAATGCTACAGTTCCTGAAGGTGAAACGGTCACTGATGCACAAGGCGATATCACTGAAGAGGAAACAGCTGCAGGTAATGAAGCTGCATCCTCAAGTGATGTAGGTGTCTTTAATTTTGAAAACAGAGATGGCGATTCTGTTAATATCCAATCTGATTTAAGAGAAAGTGTTTTCTCTAATAATAGTGATTCACTTGTTTCAAATAATGGAGATGGTTTAAACTCAAATCCCTCTTCTAATCTGTTATTAAATGGTACTCCAACACCTGATGATGTGAATGATGTGCCCGTGGCTGTGGATGATAGCTTTACCTTAGATGAAGATGCGAGTTATACAGGAACGGTTGCGACCAACGATACCTTAAGTGGGGATGGTGGTAATACCTTTGCCGTGTCAGGGAACCCAGCTCATGGTACGGTTACAATGAACGCAGATGGAACCTTTACGTATACCCCAGCCGCAGATTATAACGGAGCGGACAGCTTTACGTATACGATCACCGATGCCGATGGTGATACGTCAACCGCGACCGTGAACTTAACGGTGAGCAGCGTGAATGATGTGCCCGTGGCTGTGACCGATAGTATTAATGTTTCTGAAGAGGGATTAACAAATGGTATTGGTGATACAAATGGAACACCTACTGATACAACAAACAGCAATTCAGTAGTAGGGCAATTAACCATTCATAATCCTGATAATGATGCCTTGACAATCACATTAAATGCACCAACAGATTCTCTGTCTTCAGGGAATGAAACAATTGTATGGAGTGGAAACAATACTCATGAGTTGATTGGAAAAGTGGGTGATACTGAAGTGATTAAAATTGCAATTGCTGACGATGGTTCATACAGTGTTACTCTACTTGACCCAGTGGATCACCCAATGAATGATGTAGAGGATATACTCTCTTTTAATGTGGGGGTAAATATCAGTGATGGAGAGAGCAGTAGCTCTTCAACCATAACCGTTAATATTGAAGATGATATGCCAACAGTTGAAACTTCAACAACGGTATGGACAGAAGCAACAAGTATTCCAGATATTTTTACAGGGCAAGTGAGTTTTGCAGGTTCAAGTGCAAATCAATCACGATTTGTTTTTGCTAATGGTGCAGTACTTGTAACAGGAAAAGGATTTACATCAGATACAGACTTAACATTAATAGATGCGGATTTAAATCAAAGCAGTGGTGGTTTAGGTGTGGCAAGTGATGAGTCTCCTTATCACAATCTAGCCAATGAAGTTGATTTTAGAAAAACAGCTGATGGTGAAGAGGGTTCTGAAGAGTTGATCATTAAATTGGCCGATGGAAAAATCTCTTATGGGGCAACTATTACATTTGATTATATGTTTGGTGGTGAAGAAGAGGTTGGAGAAGCCTTGTTCTATAGAGATGGAGTATTAATCTCTACACAACGGTTTACATCGGATGCACAAAGCGGAGATTATGCAAAGAATTTTGAAGTTACCGACGGTGGATTTGATACTATTGTTATACGTGCATTGGACAATGGAAACGGGTATCATGATGGAGATAACAGTGACTTTGTTGTTTCGGGTGTTGAATTTTTAGGTTCATCACAAGAAAATCCAATTTCATATGCTGAAGGTACAATTGATTATGAATTTGGTGCAGATGGTGCTGGAAGTATTGTGTTGACTTCATTACAAAACAGTGTACGGTTAGCTGATGGAACGGAACCTGAAATTACAATTTCAGATAATACAATTATTGCTAAAGACGCAGATGGTCATTTGGTGTTCCAAATTCAATTTACACCTTCAACGGGTCAATGGGAATTTTATCAATATCAAAAATTTACAATTGGAGATGGAAGTTCTCAAACGTTAGGATTTAATTTTAGAGTAACAGATGCGGATGGTGATGCTGTAAATGGTACGGTTTCTGTAGGAATTACCAATCATGGTGTTGAAATTGAAGGTATTGGAGCTGCACAAGGTGATCTTACTGTTGATGAAGCCAATTTAGATGATGGAACGCAACCAAATGAAAGTGACTTGACTCAATCAGGAACGTTTACTTTAAATGCGATGGATGGAATAAGTGAGATTCAAATTGGTTCTGAAACATTTACATATGAAGAGTTGGTTAATGCAGCATCGAATAATATCAGTATTGAGACTGATCATGGAACATTGGTTATTACAGGATACAGTGGCAGTGAAACATCGGGTACAGTTTCATACAGTTATACACTCAAAGATTCAGTGGACAATGATACTCAAAATGGTGCAACATCGGATGAATATGTGGATCAAATTGATGTTAATGTAACGGATAAGGATGGAGATAGTAGCAGTGCTTCTATTAATATCAATATTCAAGATGATGCTCCTGTTGCTTCAGATACAACTGTATCTGTGGATGCAATGCAAGAGACTGTTTTCAATGCAAATGTAATGTTAACTCTTGATTATTCAGGAAGTATGAGTTCAACTGCATTAAGTGAGCAAAAAGATGCGGCCAAAAAATTACTCGATCAATATCAAAAAAGTTTAAATGAGGCAGATCGTGGGGATGTGAAAGTTATGGTTATTAAGTTTGCCACTGGGGCAGCGACTCATGAAAAAGTGTGGCTGACCATTGCTGAAGCAAAAGCGTACATTGATCAAGGTAAACCGTATGGTATTGATTCAGGAACGAACTATGATGATGCTCTTAAAACATTGATTGAAAATTATTCAAGCAGTGGAAAAGTAACAGCAGAAGGTACCATCAATAATTCATATTTTATGACAGATGGACAACCGACGCAATCAAACTATACTTCTTCTAACGATGGTTCAAAAACAGAGGACAGCAAAGGGGATGGTATTGGAATAGGTGAACACTCTAATAACCCTTATTATGCACAAGGCACAGATGCAAACAGCACTACGTATGTTGGGACAAATGGAGAAGTTGGTCAAGGGAACTGGCAAGCATTTTTAGAAGAACATGATATTGTCTCTTATGCAATAGGAATGGGTAATAATGTTCAAAGCAGTGGATTAGAGCCAATTGCTTATGATGGTACTTCTGAACAACAAAATCATGATAAATTGTTGCAACCACAAGTTGACTTTAATAAATTGGGTGATTTATTGGTTTCAACAACACCAGAAGCACAACCTGTTACAAGTACGTTAAGTGCAGAGTTGGGAGCAGATGGAGGGTATGTGAGCTCGATTACTATTAGTGGAGAAACATACACTTTTGATGGTACAACCATTACAAATCCTAATGGAACAACAGCGAATGGTCATACATTATGTGTTACAACAGAATTTGGTACTTTTGAGATCAATTTAGAGACAGGAGTCTATACCTATACGCCTGTAGAAGCATTAGCGCAAGTAGAACAAGAAACTATTGGATTTACAGTCACAGATAATGATGGAGATACATCAAGTGCAACATTAACCATTGACTTGTCTGCACTTGTTCCTGATGTACCTACCGTTGTAGAGGATGCACATGATACTGTTATTACGAATGAGAATGGAGCAAGTTCAATACAAGCAGAAGCATCATTGGGCGTTGTTGTTGGAAAAGACTCTGCTGGTTCTACAGTAACGGTTACCAATGCCAATGGTGATTCCTTGGTGGGAGA comes from the Candidatus Marinarcus aquaticus genome and includes:
- a CDS encoding Ig-like domain-containing protein, whose amino-acid sequence is MAESIAKVQSLLGKFYAQDESGNVRVLKVGDTIYQGEKVYGDAANNSSDKLQIVSDTQETFDITGSDSLVFDTSTNEATFGNEEVAFNPNSAWMPTADNATVPEGETVTDAQGDITEEETAAGNEAASSSDVGVFNFENRDGDSVNIQSDLRESVFSNNSDSLVSNNGDGLNSNPSSNLLLNGTPTPDDVNDVPVAVDDSFTLDEDASYTGTVATNDTLSGDGGNTFAVSGNPAHGTVTMNADGTFTYTPAADYNGADSFTYTITDADGDTSTATVNLTVSSVNDVPVAVTDSINVSEEGLTNGIGDTNGTPTDTTNSNSVVGQLTIHNPDNDALTITLNAPTDSLSSGNETIVWSGNNTHELIGKVGDTEVIKIAIADDGSYSVTLLDPVDHPMNDVEDILSFNVGVNISDGESSSSSTITVNIEDDMPTVETSTTVWTEATSIPDIFTGQVSFAGSSANQSRFVFANGAVLVTGKGFTSDTDLTLIDADLNQSSGGLGVASDESPYHNLANEVDFRKTADGEEGSEELIIKLADGKISYGATITFDYMFGGEEEVGEALFYRDGVLISTQRFTSDAQSGDYAKNFEVTDGGFDTIVIRALDNGNGYHDGDNSDFVVSGVEFLGSSQENPISYAEGTIDYEFGADGAGSIVLTSLQNSVRLADGTEPEITISDNTIIAKDADGHLVFQIQFTPSTGQWEFYQYQKFTIGDGSSQTLGFNFRVTDADGDAVNGTVSVGITNHGVEIEGIGAAQGDLTVDEANLDDGTQPNESDLTQSGTFTLNAMDGISEIQIGSETFTYEELVNAASNNISIETDHGTLVITGYSGSETSGTVSYSYTLKDSVDNDTQNGATSDEYVDQIDVNVTDKDGDSSSASININIQDDAPVASDTTVSVDAMQETVFNANVMLTLDYSGSMSSTALSEQKDAAKKLLDQYQKSLNEADRGDVKVMVIKFATGAATHEKVWLTIAEAKAYIDQGKPYGIDSGTNYDDALKTLIENYSSSGKVTAEGTINNSYFMTDGQPTQSNYTSSNDGSKTEDSKGDGIGIGEHSNNPYYAQGTDANSTTYVGTNGEVGQGNWQAFLEEHDIVSYAIGMGNNVQSSGLEPIAYDGTSEQQNHDKLLQPQVDFNKLGDLLVSTTPEAQPVTSTLSAELGADGGYVSSITISGETYTFDGTTITNPNGTTANGHTLCVTTEFGTFEINLETGVYTYTPVEALAQVEQETIGFTVTDNDGDTSSATLTIDLSALVPDVPTVVEDAHDTVITNENGASSIQAEASLGVVVGKDSAGSTVTVTNANGDSLVGDTVTVKVTDANGSEHEINATYNDVQLKYISDGSGGLIAVTDDATQTHVFTVEGDASAGTYKVTMIHALDPVYSVPSILEDQTTQISLNSNGGSNSGINVTLNSNGGAVNQYGNSIGINDYDVGSAKYEIEGYEVLSMNFNALTGVSVSKVSVNFNDFGYHDDAIVKVYYTDNTYDTYEVHGDYNDRDGIDIEIPEGKTLSRIDFGAEDYYDDYSVNSTITVVYDKQSTIPVDNPEQTLEFGAVVTDGNGDQSEVVTFDVTVDSDHVLQGDVSDSIIGGDGDDTFKLLNGQDINFDGLDAHIKNIETIDLSAEGKNEIKNLSLDDVIDMTDSDNEIKISGTSEDEVHLTNEWSTNNVVDADGYIEYIGTSDDETVKVKIHQDIHTDIQ